CAGCTTGTTCAGCTCCTCGTCGTTGCGGATGGCCAGCTGCAGGTGGCGGGGGATGATGCGCGTCTTCTTGTTGTCGCGGGCCGCGTTCCCCGCCAGCTCCAGAATTTCCGCCGTCAGATACTCCAGCACCGCCGCCATGTAGACCGGCGCGCCGGCCCCTACCCGCTCGGCGTAGTTGCCCTTGCGCAGCAGGCGGTGCACTCGTCCCACCGGGAACTGCAGGCCGGCGCGGGACGAGCGCGACTTAGCCTTAGCGCGGGCCTTGCCTCCCTGCTTTCCGCGACCCGACATGACTGAAGGTGAGGCTACAACACCTAAAGCTCTGAACCTCACAACAAAACAGGATTGAAAGATCAGCGATTGAAAAGCCTTTATAAGCTTTGCTAGGGGTGGGGTCAGGAACGAGTTTTTCATTGGTCCTAAATTGGCTCCAGAACTAGCCAATAAGGCCAAGAGTAGGTGCTGTTACGTAGTTATTACTGATAACGCAAGGTCCCTGCAAGGCCCAATGGAAATGAAGGACTTTTGGA
Above is a window of Panthera uncia isolate 11264 chromosome C1 unlocalized genomic scaffold, Puncia_PCG_1.0 HiC_scaffold_4, whole genome shotgun sequence DNA encoding:
- the LOC125912153 gene encoding histone H2A type 2-C; protein product: MSGRGKQGGKARAKAKSRSSRAGLQFPVGRVHRLLRKGNYAERVGAGAPVYMAAVLEYLTAEILELAGNAARDNKKTRIIPRHLQLAIRNDEELNKLLGKVTIAQGGVLPNIQAVLLPKKTESHKAKSK